Proteins from a genomic interval of Mycolicibacterium grossiae:
- a CDS encoding GNAT family N-acetyltransferase, with amino-acid sequence MHPGWPRPAGPLRVPAGLVRLRPVRLRDGAVWSRIRLTDRAHLEPWEPVAEVDWETRHSVTSWPSICSGLRAEARKGRMLPFAIELDGEFCGQLTLGNVTHGALRSAWIGYWVARAVTGGGVATAALALGLDHGFGPVMLHRIEATVRPENAPSRRVLAKTGFREEGLLRRYLEVDGAWRDHLLVALTVEEMQTSATSALVRAGRADWA; translated from the coding sequence ATGCATCCCGGCTGGCCGCGGCCGGCGGGGCCGTTGCGCGTCCCCGCCGGGCTGGTGCGGTTGCGCCCGGTCCGGCTGCGCGACGGCGCGGTGTGGAGCCGCATCCGGCTCACCGACCGCGCACATCTCGAGCCCTGGGAGCCGGTGGCCGAAGTGGACTGGGAGACACGGCATTCGGTGACGTCGTGGCCGTCGATCTGCTCGGGGTTGCGGGCCGAGGCGCGCAAGGGGCGCATGCTGCCGTTCGCGATCGAACTCGACGGCGAGTTCTGCGGCCAGCTGACCTTGGGCAACGTCACCCACGGGGCGCTGCGGTCGGCATGGATCGGCTATTGGGTGGCGCGCGCGGTGACCGGCGGGGGAGTGGCGACCGCGGCACTCGCCCTTGGTCTGGATCACGGGTTCGGGCCGGTGATGCTGCACCGCATCGAGGCCACGGTACGACCCGAGAACGCGCCGAGCCGCCGCGTGCTGGCCAAGACCGGGTTCCGCGAGGAGGGGCTGCTGCGCCGCTATCTCGAGGTCGACGGTGCGTGGCGCGATCATCTGCTGGTGGCGCTCACGGTCGAGGAGATGCAGACGTCGGCGACGTCCGCGCTGGTGCGGGCCGGGCGGGCCGACTGGGCGTGA
- a CDS encoding 5-formyltetrahydrofolate cyclo-ligase: MVSHVQPGQTAKARLREAILHARRAVDGDRRRAEAAAVATTLRELVAEGATICAYVPVGSEPGSLDALDALVGRGVRVLLPVARETSDGPAPLQWGEYRAGRLVAAPYGLHEPAPPHLPPEAIAEATLVLVPALAVDRQGARLGRGAGFYDRTLPLAAAGARLVAVVRDDEVLDEIPAEPHDVPMTHVVTPGRGLQPLGK, translated from the coding sequence ATGGTTAGCCACGTGCAACCGGGTCAAACGGCGAAGGCACGCCTCCGCGAGGCCATCCTGCACGCCCGCCGCGCCGTCGACGGTGACCGACGCCGTGCCGAGGCGGCCGCCGTCGCGACCACACTGCGCGAACTCGTGGCCGAGGGTGCCACGATCTGCGCGTACGTCCCGGTCGGTTCCGAGCCCGGGTCTCTCGACGCCCTCGACGCACTGGTCGGACGAGGGGTCCGGGTGCTCCTGCCCGTCGCCCGCGAGACGTCCGACGGACCCGCGCCGCTGCAGTGGGGCGAATACCGGGCCGGCCGCCTGGTCGCGGCGCCGTACGGATTGCACGAGCCGGCGCCGCCGCACCTGCCGCCGGAGGCGATCGCGGAGGCCACCCTGGTCCTGGTGCCGGCGCTGGCGGTGGACCGCCAGGGCGCGCGGCTGGGGCGTGGCGCCGGGTTCTACGACAGAACGCTGCCCCTGGCGGCGGCGGGGGCGCGCCTGGTGGCCGTCGTCCGCGACGACGAGGTGCTCGACGAGATTCCCGCCGAACCTCACGACGTCCCGATGACCCACGTGGTGACACCGGGCCGGGGGCTTCAGCCGCTCGGGAAGTGA
- a CDS encoding UTP--glucose-1-phosphate uridylyltransferase, whose protein sequence is MTTQARVPIPRTAVVPAAGLGTRFLPATKTVPKELLPVVDTPGIELVAAEAAEAGGERLIIVTSEGKDGVVAHFVEDLILEGTLEARGKQVMLEKVRRAPALIKVESVVQAQPLGLGHAVGCVEEKLSPDEDAIAVLLPDDLVLPTGVLETMSKVRAKRGGSVLCAIEVPPDEISAYGVFDVEVVPDAANPNVLKVNGMVEKPKVEDAPSPYAAAGRYVLDRAIFDALRRVQKGVGGEIQLTDAIALLIEEGHPVHVVVHRGSRHDLGNPGGYLKAAVDFALERDDYGPDLRRWLVERLGLAER, encoded by the coding sequence ATGACGACACAGGCTCGGGTGCCGATTCCGCGCACCGCGGTCGTTCCCGCCGCTGGGCTGGGTACGCGTTTCCTTCCCGCGACCAAGACGGTGCCCAAGGAGTTGCTGCCGGTGGTCGACACGCCCGGCATCGAACTCGTCGCGGCCGAGGCTGCGGAGGCCGGTGGCGAGCGGCTGATCATCGTGACCTCGGAGGGCAAGGACGGCGTCGTCGCGCACTTCGTCGAGGACCTCATCCTCGAGGGCACGCTCGAGGCACGCGGCAAGCAGGTGATGCTCGAGAAGGTGCGGCGCGCGCCCGCGCTGATCAAGGTCGAGTCGGTGGTTCAGGCTCAGCCGCTGGGCCTCGGGCACGCCGTCGGCTGCGTCGAGGAGAAGCTCTCGCCCGACGAGGACGCGATCGCGGTGCTGCTGCCGGATGACCTGGTGCTGCCGACCGGCGTGCTGGAGACCATGTCGAAGGTGCGTGCCAAGCGCGGCGGGTCGGTGCTGTGCGCGATCGAGGTGCCGCCCGACGAGATCAGCGCATACGGCGTGTTCGACGTCGAGGTGGTGCCCGACGCCGCCAATCCGAACGTGCTCAAGGTCAACGGCATGGTCGAGAAGCCCAAGGTCGAGGACGCACCGTCGCCGTACGCGGCCGCCGGTCGCTACGTGCTCGACCGGGCGATCTTCGACGCGCTGCGCCGGGTGCAGAAGGGCGTCGGCGGCGAGATCCAGCTGACCGACGCCATCGCCCTGCTGATCGAGGAGGGCCATCCGGTCCACGTGGTGGTGCACCGCGGTTCTCGACACGACTTGGGAAATCCCGGCGGCTACCTCAAGGCTGCGGTTGACTTTGCGTTGGAACGCGACGACTACGGCCCCGACCTGAGGCGCTGGCTGGTCGAGCGATTGGGTCTCGCCGAACGCTGA
- the sepX gene encoding divisome protein SepX/GlpR, which produces MPSIPQSLLWISLVVLWLFVLVPMLISKRDTVRRTSDVALATRVLNTGRSARLLRRRGPAAGHYSDPHWQPSDEAEDDFEGDDGVTAPRKTIVLAASSESEESEYLDVDVVEMDSGALPVGATQPRREDPQLPLDFDAPRTAPEPVVEAGPVTAAIRTPADADFSDADSDTAEETAGKTAAPVAEAPAAEPAAAVAGRTAQDGTDRDGTDHDYEYVDDSSGLETPDDGEDDARLGRPAAPRRDRFESKTAAAVRERKFAFRKRMLLAMGTLVLLSGVAAFFVSGALWYVCGAVGAVTVLYLAYLRRQTRIEEQLRRRRAQRLSRSRLGVENTDDPEFEVVPERLRRPGSVVLEIDDEDPVFEHLDYVPFSRTYDLPLAAGQ; this is translated from the coding sequence ATGCCAAGCATCCCCCAATCCCTGCTCTGGATCTCCCTCGTCGTGCTGTGGCTCTTCGTGCTCGTGCCGATGCTGATCAGCAAGCGCGACACCGTGCGCCGTACGAGTGACGTCGCGCTCGCCACCCGCGTCCTCAACACCGGCCGCAGCGCCCGCCTGCTGCGCCGCCGCGGACCGGCCGCCGGACACTACAGCGATCCGCACTGGCAGCCGTCGGACGAGGCCGAGGACGACTTCGAGGGCGACGACGGCGTCACGGCGCCGCGCAAGACGATCGTGCTGGCCGCCAGCAGTGAGTCCGAGGAGTCCGAGTACCTCGACGTCGACGTCGTGGAGATGGACTCCGGGGCGCTGCCGGTGGGGGCCACCCAGCCCCGCCGTGAGGATCCGCAGCTGCCGCTCGACTTCGACGCGCCGCGCACCGCACCTGAACCGGTGGTCGAGGCCGGTCCCGTCACCGCGGCCATCCGGACCCCCGCCGACGCCGACTTCTCCGACGCCGACTCCGACACGGCAGAGGAGACGGCCGGGAAGACGGCCGCGCCCGTTGCGGAGGCGCCGGCCGCCGAGCCCGCCGCGGCGGTCGCCGGTCGGACCGCGCAGGACGGAACCGACCGCGACGGGACCGACCACGATTACGAGTACGTCGACGACTCGTCGGGCCTCGAGACGCCCGACGACGGCGAGGACGACGCGCGCCTGGGCCGTCCGGCGGCACCGCGACGCGACCGCTTCGAGTCCAAGACCGCCGCCGCCGTGCGGGAGCGCAAGTTCGCCTTCCGCAAGCGCATGCTGCTGGCGATGGGCACCCTGGTGCTGCTCAGCGGCGTCGCGGCATTCTTCGTCTCCGGTGCGCTGTGGTACGTCTGCGGCGCGGTCGGTGCCGTCACGGTGCTGTACCTGGCCTACCTGCGCCGGCAGACCCGCATCGAGGAGCAGTTGCGGCGGCGCCGTGCGCAGCGGCTCTCCCGGTCGCGGCTGGGGGTGGAGAACACCGACGACCCGGAGTTCGAGGTGGTTCCGGAGCGGCTGCGCCGGCCCGGATCGGTCGTGTTGGAAATCGACGACGAGGACCCGGTCTTCGAGCACCTCGACTACGTGCCGTTCTCCCGCACCTACGATCTGCCGCTCGCCGCGGGGCAGTGA
- the glp gene encoding molybdotransferase-like divisome protein Glp, translating into MRSVEEQQARVASAAVAPRPVRVAIAEAQGLMCAEEVVTERPLPGFDQAAIDGYAVRSVDVLGAEPIGDTADDGGPARVQEIVLPVMGLIEAGARTPSRLQPRQAARVQTGAPMPTLADAVLPLRWTDGGDARVRVLRSVRSGAYVRRTGDDVQPGDVAVRAGTIIGAAQVGLLAAVGRERVLVHPRPRLSVLCVGGELVDISRTPGNGQVYDVNSYALAAAARDAGAEVNRVGIVDTDPKTLRDVVEGQVNRAEIVVIAGAVGGAAAESVRTVLGEMGDMEVARIAMHPGSVQGFGQLGRDGVPVFLLPANPVSALVVFEVMVRPLIRMSLGKRQPMRRVVQARALSPITSVAGRKGFLRGQLMRDQDTGEYLVQALGGAPGASSHLLATLAEANCLVTVPSETEEVRTGEIVDVAFLAQRG; encoded by the coding sequence GTGCGTTCGGTGGAGGAGCAGCAGGCTCGCGTGGCGTCGGCGGCGGTGGCGCCGCGGCCGGTGCGCGTGGCGATCGCCGAGGCGCAGGGATTGATGTGCGCCGAGGAGGTCGTCACCGAACGGCCGCTACCCGGCTTCGACCAGGCCGCGATCGATGGCTACGCGGTGCGCAGCGTCGACGTGTTGGGCGCAGAACCGATCGGCGACACCGCCGACGATGGCGGCCCGGCGCGCGTGCAGGAGATCGTGCTGCCCGTGATGGGGCTGATCGAGGCGGGCGCGCGCACCCCGAGCAGGCTGCAGCCACGCCAGGCTGCGCGCGTGCAGACCGGTGCGCCCATGCCGACGCTCGCCGACGCGGTGCTGCCGCTGCGCTGGACCGACGGCGGCGACGCGCGGGTGCGCGTGCTGCGCAGCGTCCGCTCGGGCGCGTACGTTCGGCGCACCGGAGACGACGTGCAACCGGGTGACGTCGCGGTGCGCGCCGGCACGATCATCGGCGCCGCGCAGGTGGGGCTGCTGGCGGCGGTGGGTCGCGAGCGGGTGCTGGTGCACCCGCGGCCGCGGCTCTCGGTGCTGTGCGTCGGCGGGGAACTGGTCGACATCTCCCGCACGCCCGGCAACGGACAGGTCTACGACGTCAACTCCTACGCCCTCGCGGCGGCGGCCCGCGACGCTGGTGCCGAGGTCAATCGCGTCGGCATCGTCGACACCGATCCCAAGACGCTGCGCGACGTCGTCGAGGGGCAGGTGAACCGGGCCGAGATCGTGGTGATCGCCGGCGCCGTGGGCGGCGCGGCCGCCGAGAGCGTCCGCACGGTGCTCGGCGAGATGGGCGACATGGAGGTGGCCCGCATCGCGATGCATCCCGGCTCCGTGCAGGGCTTCGGGCAGTTGGGCCGCGACGGCGTGCCGGTGTTCCTGCTGCCGGCCAACCCGGTGAGCGCCCTGGTGGTGTTCGAGGTGATGGTGCGTCCGCTGATCCGGATGTCGCTGGGCAAGCGGCAGCCGATGCGTCGCGTCGTGCAGGCCCGCGCGCTGTCGCCGATCACGTCGGTCGCGGGACGCAAGGGCTTCCTGCGCGGGCAGCTGATGCGCGACCAGGACACCGGCGAGTACCTGGTGCAGGCGCTCGGTGGCGCGCCCGGGGCCTCGTCGCACCTGCTGGCGACGCTGGCGGAGGCCAACTGCCTGGTCACGGTGCCCAGCGAGACCGAGGAGGTCCGCACCGGCGAGATCGTCGACGTCGCCTTCCTGGCGCAGCGCGGCTGA